The segment GGAGGGAATGGAAGTACTCAGAGCCCATGAATACAGATCTTTCAAAATTCATAATTGAAGTGTAGGCATTTTCCATGCCTATGACCTAGTGGCCATCTCACTTTGAGTCAAACTTAAAGGTATTTTACTCTCTATTCCAATAACTTCTATAAGATGATTTATCTTACCTTTCACAGACCAGCATTTTTGGAGCAAATGTCTTAAGAACAAATGAAGGAGAATGATGTGTGTTATctagaaagaaggagagagattgGAGACGTGATACAAGTACTAGGCATTTTTATATTGTTGCAGAGAAAGCCTTTGGCGGCAGAGATCTGAATCTCCCTTCCATAGTTGTTGCTGGAAATTGGCTGCTTTGCCAGGGACCGCATTACCAACTTGACGGTAGGTGTGGTCATATGACCAGTTTGTGCCAATGGACTATGACTGGAAGTATTTTCTTACGGGCCAAGACGCGTAAGGGGGACCTGTACCTCCATTCTCTTTTTGTGGCAGTTTGGGAAGCCAAGTGTGGAAGGTGACAGTCACAAGATGAAAAGAACCTGTGTTCTCAAGGCACAATTCCCACTGAATACTTGCACTGGGCTTGTATACAGGGAAACACCTGTTGTGTTAAACCATGTTATCAACACAATCGGAACTTTGTTAAAGGAACTTGCATTACTGTACTGCACATGTACgtctttatttaatattaatctaccttatgagataggtattattCCTTTTATGGGTGAGGAAGAGGTGTTTGAGAGGTAACTTTCCTTAAGGACAGAACATATAGTTGAACCTAGATCTGACAGAAGAGCTAGGAAACTCTCTATTATAACGTGctgtattttagagaaaggatGAGATAGGATAAATCCAAACCTTTCAGACTATTTTAGAGAAAGGATGAGATAGGATAAATCCAAACCTTTCAGACTACAAGTTTCAATTTATACCAATACTTTTTTCCTGTGGAAAGTGACCAGATATTTGTAAGATAAGATTCTTTAAACTGTTATAAGTGATTTTAGGTTTTACTTAGACTCCTTTTTGTTAGGTTGCCCCTTCAGAGACAGATGAAATTCTCAgatttatttgattgtttttgaAGGATTTTTGTGGGAGGAGCGTTAAGACTTTTAATTTATCCAGGGCTACAGTACTTAATTAGCTACGAAGGACTTAGGGTCCAAGCTTTCATTATGACTGTATTCTCACCCTCGCTCACCTATGTTCCAGACATCAGGGTCAAGAATCTGATTGACAGTATTAGAAAGTTTTTCATTTGATTCCAAACTTGGAGAAATAACCTTTGGGAGATTGAATGGCTCTGAAATAAAGCAGACCAGAGGTTATAGAGGCAGAGTGGAAACTTCCTTTGGTTTTTCATTCCTCTCATTTGGCTAAGACTTCCATAATTATGAAATATGGAGGGCAAGGGGAAATAGCACTTGATGCCACTTATCtgccccccaaattaaaaaaaaaacacaacttaccaTCATCTACAGCAGTTCTGTTGACACAGTTAGCCTCGTGTTCCTTGAGCCTTTTGATTGGGACCACATGGCAAGCATTATATTTGCAGTTAGCCATCTTTTTAGCTATCTTCGgatttttctaaaagagaaaaagctctcGTTAAATGGCTATTATACAATGCCTGTATTCCACCCTCCATTCCTTTCTGGAAATGCTTAAGACAAACCATTTCCAACATTAAGAACTGCTAAGTGCTATGTATGATCAGAAGCTTGttcttaacaaacaaacaaaacaaacaaacagaaaacccaaaacttCAACTTTTTATATTCTgagcttctttttctccctctagtgagttaacattttttttttaaatcaggagaaCTTACCTTTCTACAGGATGCCAGGTGGTACTGTAACCTGCTGGCTGGCATCCTGTGGTTTGGGTCATAAGGACATATTTCTAATGCTTCTGGCTCCATGAGGCCTAAATAGTAGGAACCATGGGTTAGCAAAGAAAATA is part of the Ailuropoda melanoleuca isolate Jingjing chromosome 16, ASM200744v2, whole genome shotgun sequence genome and harbors:
- the LOC105239410 gene encoding gametocyte-specific factor 1-like — encoded protein: MSVFSLLTHGSYYLGLMEPEALEICPYDPNHRMPASRLQYHLASCRKKNPKIAKKMANCKYNACHVVPIKRLKEHEANCVNRTAVDDDNTHHSPSFVLKTFAPKMLVCESDSRDIKKETTDDKHPNNSKSWGKGQKN